Part of the Acidobacteriota bacterium genome, TCGTTCAGGGGCCAGATGGGCTGGGTCGAGGTCATCTGCGGGAGCATGTTCAGCGGGAAGAGCGAGGAACTGATCCGCCGCCTCAAGCGCGCCGAGATCGCCCGGCTGCGCATCCAGGTCTTCAAGCCCGCCATCGACAACCGCTACGCCGAGGAGCACATCGTCAGCCACAGCGAGATGCGCTTCAAGGCGGACATCGTCACCTCCTCCGCGGAAGTCATGGAGAAGCTCCGCCCCCGGACCGAGGTGATCGGCATCGACGAGGCCCAGTTCTTCGACGCCGGCATCGTGGACGTCTGCAACACCCTGGCGGACATGGGCAAGCGCGTCATTGTCGCGGGGCTCGACAAGGACTACCTGGGCCGTCCTTTCGACCCCATGCCGCACATCATGGCCATCGCCGAGGACGTCACCAAGGCCGCGGCCATCTGCATGCAGTGCGGCTCCCCGGCCTACTACACCCAGCGCCTCATCGACAGCGACGAGCGGATCGTGGTGGGCGCGGCGGACTCCTACGAGGCCCGGTGCCGGCGCTGCTTCGAGCCGCCGCCGAAAGCCGCCCCCGCACCCCCGAAGGAAAAGAAGGGGAGGTGACGCCGCACCCCGGGGCCCCGGCGCGGGTCTGGCTCTGGCTGGCGGTGGGCCTCGTCGCCGCCAGCCAGTCGGGAAACCTGGTCCGCATCGGCGACGCCCCGCCGGCCGTCATCGCCGCCTGGCGGCTCTGCCTCGCCTCGGCCGTCCTCGCGCTCCTGGCGGGGAAGAGCCTCCGGCGGCTGGCCGCCCT contains:
- a CDS encoding thymidine kinase, which encodes MQKSFRGQMGWVEVICGSMFSGKSEELIRRLKRAEIARLRIQVFKPAIDNRYAEEHIVSHSEMRFKADIVTSSAEVMEKLRPRTEVIGIDEAQFFDAGIVDVCNTLADMGKRVIVAGLDKDYLGRPFDPMPHIMAIAEDVTKAAAICMQCGSPAYYTQRLIDSDERIVVGAADSYEARCRRCFEPPPKAAPAPPKEKKGR